Proteins co-encoded in one Corylus avellana chromosome ca9, CavTom2PMs-1.0 genomic window:
- the LOC132192161 gene encoding uncharacterized protein LOC132192161, translating to MLLNRTTIVSSRYHHYLCRRCPFNTERFVPRQVSLRFSSLGDNVECRNSGANCSRGRDSSPSGNSAIPLYVHEANLTSQEDRSFVPHHFGKKRKHGDGERLQHERNKFSDSLKGLPKVKPFDICLSGSRSGAKYTGSLNGKNRENWNEMGHIKVEGTKQRILRPGMVLLKQYITLSEQVKMVKNCRDLGLGPGGFYQPGFQGGGKLHLQMMCLGMDWDPQTKKYEDRRHFDGSEPPRIPHEFSLLVKRAIQDAHALVKKECSVSNVEDILPSMSPNICIVNFYTTSGKLGLHQDRDESSKSLSKGLPVVSLSVGDSAEFLYGDQRNVEEAERVVLESGDVLIFGGKSRHIFHGVPSIIRKSAPKALLEETGLCPGRLNLTFRQF from the exons ATGCTTCTCAACCGTACAACCATCGTGTCGTCGAGGTATCATCACTATCTTTGTCGTCGGTGTCCGTTCAACACGGAGCGGTTCGTTCCCCGCCAAGTTTCCCTGCGGTTCTCGTCGCTGGGAGACAACGTGGAATGTAGAAACAGCGGCGCGAATTGTTCGCGAGGACGAGATTCAAGCCCTAGTGGCAATTCCGCAATTCCTCTTTATGTCCAT GAAGCGAACTTGACAAGTCAGGAGGATAGGTCATTTGTGCCTCATCATTTTGGGAAGAAGCGCAAACATGGTGATGGCGAAAGACTCCAGCATGAACGAAACAAGTTTTCAGATAGTTTGAAGGGTTTGCCTAAAGTCAAACCATTTGATATATGCCTATCTGGAAGTAGAAGTGGTGCCAAATACACAGGTTCTTTGAATGGGAAGAACAGAGAGAACTGGAATGAAATGGGGCACATTAAAGTGGAAGGGACAAAACAGAGGATACTGAGGCCTGGGATGGTTCTACTCAAACAATACATCACCCTCAGCGAACAG GTCAAAATGGTAAAGAATTGTCGAGATCTTGGTCTTGGCCCAGGCGGATTTTATCAGCCGGGTTTCCAAGGTGGAGGAAAACTTCATCTGCAGATGATGTGTCTTGGTATGGACTGGGATCCTCAGACGAAAAAATATGAAGATCGGCGGCATTTTGATGGCAGTGAGCCACCTCGGATTCCTCATGAATTTAGTCTTTTGGTTAAAAGAGCAATTCAAGATGCACATGCCCTTGTAAAGAAAGAATGCAGTGTAAGCAATGTAGAAGACATACTACCCTCAATGTCTCCAAACATATGCATTGTCAACTTCTATACTACCAGCGGGAAACTTGGTCTCCACCAG gatCGTGATGAAAGCAGCAAGAGCCTCTCTAAGGGATTGCCCGTTGTCTCCTTATCTGTTGGCGATTCAGCGGAATTCCTGTATGGAGATCAGAGGAATGTGGAAGAGGCAGAGAGAGTTGTTCTGGAATCAGGagatgttttgatttttggtggTAAATCTAGACATATATTTCATGGTGTTCCATCCATTATACGAAAGTCAGCACCTAAGGCCTTGCTGGAAGAAACTGGTCTTTGTCCTGGCCGTCTGAACCTTACCTTCAGACAGTTTTGA